The Pirellulales bacterium genomic interval CGGCATGTCGTGCTTCGTAACGCCGATTTCGAAGATCGTGCTTTTGCCGTCGAGCCGCAGCAGCTTCGGCGGAAGATACACGCCGTTCGCCGGCCGGAGAAACAGCCATACGAACGCATCGGTGCGGTTGGTGTTGACCATCAACTTGACGGTCTCTCCCGGGGCGTAATCCCGTTTGTCGGGAATCAATTCGAGATCGTTGAACCGGTAGCTGGCGCCGGTGAAATCGGGGCCGGTGATCGTGAATACATAGCCCCCTTCGATCGTATGGCCTTTGGCGTCGCTGAGCTTGTAGGACAGCCGATATTGGCCCGGGGCGGCGGCTTTCATGGTTTGCCGCGCCATGCCTTCAGCATCGGTGTCGATGTTCCATTCTTCGACGGCCTTTTCGACCGGCGCCTCTTTGCCGGCCTTCACGGGTTCGGGATAACTGACTTTGTAGAGGACCAGATGACCGGTTCCTTTGACTGGCTTGCCATCGAGCGTGCGGCCGGCGACATGGGCGACAATTTCATCGCCGGTGTGGTAGTAACCGCGCTCGAGCCAGGCCGTGACCTTGAACGGCTTGCGGGCCACGAGCACCGTGCCCGCGCCGACAATCGTTCGCCGGGTGGCATCGACGACTTCAGCGGTGATCTCGTAGCGCTGGTCTTGGTCGGGATGCACGGCTTTGGCCAAGGCCGTATCGATATCGACCGAGAGCGTGCCGTCGGGGCCGATGGGTGCTTCGGCATCGGCGACGACTTCCGGCGGCTGATAGCTGGCGCCCCACCACCACGGGATCGGCCGGCGGCAGCCCCAATCGCTCCAGCCGGGGAACCATTCGTAGTTGTAGCCGAACCACCAATAGCCCGGCCCGTAGAGCCAATCCCATCGGCCGGGTGGAAACCATGTTTCGGCGTAGTTGCTGCGGACAATCTTGTATTTCACCTTGGCGTTCACGACCGGCGAGCCGAAGTAGTATTTCGCCTTGATCGTGGCCTTGATCTTTTCGCCGAGCATCACCGGTTCGGTGGGGGCATCGACCGAGACTTCGAATTCCGGCTTCTTGTATTCCTCGACGCGGAAATTGCCGCCGCCGCGGTTGACGACATACAGCTGATACATGCCGAGCGTCGCGGTCGACGACAGTTCGTATTCGCCCTTGATGCCGCCGTAGGAATCGCTCTTGAATGTCTTTTCAAGCAGCTTGCTTCCCTTCGGATCGTGCAGTTCAACCTTGAAATTTTGGTTGGCGAAGTCGGATTTTCCTTCCTTGTCGTATTGGGCGTGCTCGATCCAGAATTTGAACTTCACCTGCTGGCCCGGGCGATAGACAGGCCGATCGGTGATCGTGAACACCTTGATTTGGTTGTAGGCATAATCGTATTGGTTGCCATACCAGACATTGCTGAACCCGACGTAGGCCAGCCGGTCGCCGTCGCCGCGGGCAATCGCGATCCAATTGAAATCGGCTGGGGCTCGCTGCTGATCGAGAATCACTTCGCCATCGGCGTTGCTGAATTCGGCGAGATTTTTGGTGTCGAGCGCCCAGTGATTCGGCTGCTCGAATCGCTGGCGATAGCCGAATAGTTCGACGTTCATCTTCGGAATCGGCTTGCCCGTGACCGCGTCGGCGACGACATACAGCACGCCGTTATTGAGGTTCTTTTGCACCAATGCGGTGTCGGCGAGCCAAACGATAATGCGGCAGGTGTTGCCGTCGGCCATTTTTGCCGAGAGGAGATAAGCGCCGGCCTTTTGCAGCGGCGTGGCGACGGTGAACTGGCGATTGAAATGTTCGGCCGGCGGATCGAGATCGAGCTCCCACGAGGCGATTTTGGGGCCGACGTATTGCTCTTGGTTTTGCGTGACGAGCCGGTAGCCGATGTCTTGCAGGTTGAATTTTTGCCAATCCGGCGGAGATGGCCGCGACTTCAGATACGTTTTGACGTCGTCGAGCAGTTTTTCGATTTTGATCGCGTGGGCTTCGAAGCTGACGTGCTTGCCGTTGCGGAATGTGAATTGGACGCTGGCCCCGTGCCCGGCAGGCTGCACGACGCCCGAATCGAAGCGGCCCCAATTGCCGACGATCTGATCGAGCTGCTGCTGCTTATAGTTGTTGGGGCCCGGGCCGTATTCCTTGATGCTGCGGCGCCAGTAATCGGCCGCTTTGGGATATTGCTGGCGGTTTTCGAAGATTTGCGCCAGCGCGCCGAGCGCGGCCTCGCCTTGGCCGGTTTTGGGATTGTCGGCGATCGTCTGGTAGATCTTGATGAAGTTGAATTCATCGGGAAGCTTGAATCGCTTGATGCCGTTGGCGAGGCGGGCGATCGTTTCAGCTTCGCCGAGGGAATGGACCGCGAACGGGCCAGTGCGATCCTTGTCCGAGGATGCGTCTTCGCCGCCGCGGCCGAACGAGCCGTATTGGGCCATCGTTTGCACGCCGAATTGGCTATGCAAGAAATCGGCGAATTCGATTCGGGCTTCGTTCAACTTGTCGTGCGACATCTCGACCGCCTCGGCAAGCGCCCACCGCCAGCGCTGGCCATCGTTTGCCGCGTCTTTCCAGCGTTTGACGGCCGAGTAGTAAATCGGATTGCCGGCGTCGTCGACCGGAGCGCCGCGGGTGGCGCCGCCGCCGTTGTTCCAGATTTCGCTGTAGTCGGGCACCTTGGCGATGTCGGTGAGCACTTGCAGCCGCCAGGCCTCGTTGTAGTTTCTGCCGTTGACCAGCATGGTGGCCAAGTCGAAGTAGAAATCGGCCTTGGCCGCACCATCGTCGTTGTCGGCATCGACAAGGGGAAAGGTTTGCTGCATGAGCTGCAACGCCCGCACGCGGTCGTGGGCAAATGCGTTGGCCCATTGCCCGCCGCCGCGGTGGTAGCCGCGCGAGAATTTGCCGGCGATGAGAAAACCGTTGTGTTCGACGTAGAGATACGAATCGGCGGCCGCCCACAGAAGCCGCCAATTTTCCTTATGCACGTCGATCGCCTTCTCGCGGAAGTCGTCGATTTCGTCGGCCCGGCCTAGCCGTTCGAGGCAAACGATGGCATTTTTCAGGTCTTCGCCCGCTTTCCGCGGTTCGTCTTTCTTGTCGAGCGCCATCCGGCGAAACTCGTCGTAGGCGTCCTTGAAATTGCCGTTGGTCATTTTCTTGCTCGCCGCATCGCGGTCTTGCTGTGTCGGAGCCGCTTCGGGAGCTGCCGACCATGCCACCAGGGCCAATGCCGAGAGCAGCCCGAGGCCGACGAGCGAAACGACGAGATTGCGAGACTTGTTCATACGGTTCTCGTGATGACGAATCGGAAGAGCGGGCGGGATCTGGCGACTTCGTCCGCAGCGATCGGAACGACGAGCCGGTGATTGGACGCTCGGGCGGCGGAAAAAGTTCCGCGAACCGGCGTGGCGATAATTTGGTCTATTTTCCAATCAAAGTTTGGCCGCAAACGCCGATGTTGCTTGACAATACCCGCAAAACTGTACAAATACCACAATGGCCCGGGCGGCAAACCCGTGGCTCGCGGCCGCGGCCAACAACGCTTTGTCTTAAAACTCGCCGATCGCAACACTAACCCGAAGCGTTAGCGAGGAAATTGTTGACAGTCCGGACCCTGAACCGCGTTGCTTGTGCCGCGGGCTACCGTTTTACGACAAAGCTTGGCCGGATTATTCATAGTGCCAGGAATTCGCGAGACGCTGCGAAATAGTAGCCCGAAGCGTTAGCGATGGTAAGCCTCGGTCGCTCCCTCGCTTACGCTTCTGGCTAGTGTGGTGCGATGAATAATCCGGCCTAGCTTGACAGCGGCAACCGGCCCGCATCCCGACAAGATGGTCCGCGGTACCAACAACAACGCCATGCCGAAGCGGTTTTCCTTTGCAGCGTTTCTTTGCGTGTCCGTCTTCGGCGGCCTTACCCTGTCGGCTGCCAAGCCGGCACGGGCCGATGTGCTCGACCAGATTCAGAAGCAGGGCGAACTCCGTTGGGGCGGCGACGAGAACGGCGGCGGGCCCTACGTCTTTCCCGATGAAAAGGATCCGAACACGATTCGTGGCTTCGAAGTCGAATTGGCCGACATGCTCGCCAAAAGTCTGGGGGGCAAAGCCACGTTCATCCAGGGCGATTGGGAAAAGGTGCCGGAGCTAATCGATTCCGGGCGGATCGATATCGCGATGAACGGCTACGAATTGACGCCCGATCGCCAGCGGCGGTATCTCTGCAGTGTGCCCTACTACGTCTATGGGTTTCAACTCTTGGTGCGTGCCAACAGCCCCTATCATTCTTGGGCAGACCTTGAAGGCGATAAAAAACGGCGGCCAAAAATCGGGGCCCTCGTCGGCTCGGCTGCGCTCGCTTATCTGCGAACGATTCCGAACATCCAGGCAATTAGCTACGACGGCACCACCGATTCGATGAACCAGGTGGTCGGTGGCGTCGATGATGGCACGCTGCAAGACGATCCCACGGCAATTTACTACGCCGACCAGTTTCCCGAGCTGCGCCGCGTCGGCCGGCCGGTGAGCGAGGGCTACTACGTCGTCTTGATGGGCAAACAGGAAACCAAGCTCAAGCAAGCGATCGACAACGCGCTCGAACAGTTTATCCATGACGGACAACTCAAATCGCTCTACGACCACTGGAACCTGTCGGGCAAAGCCCAAATGCTGGCGCTCGGCGATCTGCGCGGCGTGGCCGCGCCGACCGCTTACCCGTCGTTCGCCGATATTTTGCGCAACAATTGGCGAATTCTGTTGGAAGCGGCGGGCATGACCGTCATTCTCTCGGTCCTGTCGATGCCGCTAGCAGTGCTGATCGGAATTTCGGTTGCCTGCGGGCGGATGTATGGCCCGTGGCTGGTCGCCAAGCCGCTCGGTTTGTATGTCGAACTGCTCCGCGGTACGCCGCTGATGCTGCAGTTGTATGCGATTTTCTTTTTGTTGCCGAAGATCGGCGTTGCCCTGCCGGCATTGGCCGCCGCCATCGCGGGGCTGGCGATCAACTATTCGGCGTATGAAGCGGAAATTTATCGGGCCGGCCTGCAAGCCGTGCCGCGCGGGCAAATGGAGGCGGCGCTATCGCTGGGCATGAGCCGGCCGTTGGCGATCTGGCGAATCATCCTGCCGCAGGCCTTTCGGATCGTCATTCCGCCGGTGACCAACGATTTCATCGCGCTGTTCAAAGACACGTCGGTGTGTTCGGTGGTCACGGTGGTCGAGCTGACGAAGGAATACGACATCCTGGCGATGAGCACCGGCGCGATCGTGCAGCTCGCGATCGTCACCGCGACGCTGTACATGCTGATGAGCTACCCGCTGTCGGTTTTCGCCCGCTGGAGCGAACGACGATTGGCAAATGCCTAATGTAAGAATGACGAATGTCGAAGCACGAATGTCTAAAGAATGACGAAGCACAAATGACGAAACCGAATGATCAACGATTTGTGCTTTTTAGACATTCGTGCTTCGGCATTCGCCATTCTTTAGATATTCGTGCTTAGCCATTAGGTATTCAATGGTCCCGATGATTGAAACTCGCGCGTTGTGCAAGCGGCACGGCCTGCTCGAGGTGTTGCGCGGCGTGTCGCTCTCCGTGGCCGAGGGGGAGGTGGCTGTGATTGTCGGGCCATCGGGCGGCGGCAAGAGCACGTTTCTTCGCTGCTTGAATGGGCTCGACACGTTCGAGGCCGGTGAAGTGCGCGTCGGGCCACACCAACTGACGCCCGGCCTCAACGGCCGGCAGCAAGCGGCGCTTTTGCAGCAGATTCGCCGGCAGGTGGGGATGGTCTTTCAGCAGTTCAATTTGTTTCCGCACCTGAGCGTGCTGCAAAACGTGATGGAAGCGCCCGTGCGGGTGTTGCGGCTGCCGCGAGACCAAGCCGCCACTCGCGCGAAGGCACTGCTCGACCGTGTCGGGCTGGGCGACAAGTTGAATCAGCGGCCCGATCGGCTCTCAGGCGGGCAGCAGCAGCGGGTGGCGATTGCCCGGGCGTTGGCGATGGAACCGCGGGCGATGCTTTTCGATGAACCCACGAGCGCGCTCGATCCGCGCATGACGGCCGAGGTGCTGGCGGTGTTGGCCGACCTGGCGGCATCGGGCCAGACGATGGTGGTGGTGACGCATGCGATGCACTTCGCCCGCCGGGCGGCGCATCAGGTGCACGTGTTTCAAGACGGATTGGTTCTCGAATCCGGCCCGCCGGCACAGATTTTCGAAAACCCGAACCAGCCCGCGACCGCCGAATTTTTGCGGAACCAGGATTGAAACGGGGCCGGGCGGCGCTTCACGCAAAGCACACTGGCCCGAAGCGTAAGCGAGGAATCTCTGACAGGCGATGCGGGCCCCGCGTGGCTTGCATCGCTGGTCGGTCTTTTGAGTCTAGGCCGCAGCGTAGCGACAGTCGCGCGGCCGGCCTTCCTCGCTTACGCTTCGGGCTGGTGTTGTGTCTTCCTCGCTTACGCTTCGGGCTGGTGTTGCCTGCTTCGCTTACGCTTCGGGCTGGTATTCTCTCTGCCGCGGAGCTATTTCGCGTCCGACGCTTTCAAGTCGTAGCAGAGCAAACGCTGCTGATCGCGGATATACATTCGGCCGCCGGCGATGACGGGGTGCGGCCAGCTTGGCGTGGAAACATCGGGGATTTTGAAGCTGCTTACCAGCTTGTATTCTTTCGGCGTGCAATCGATCAGGGCCATCGTGCCGTCTTGATAGCGGAAATAGAGCCGGCCATCGGCGCAGGCCACGGCGGCCGAACCGCTTCCCGGCCCATGGTTCTCTTTCCATTCGATTTTGCCGGTGAGGAAATCGACGCATACCGGGGCGCCGGCGTTGTGGCCATGGCCGCCGTAGAGATAGCCGCCCACCAGCACCATGCCGCCGTGGTGGATTTGCAGCTTCGTGTGGTCGAGGAAGTAAACTTCTTCGGCCTTCACGCCGCTTCCTTCGGCCGTCAGTTTCAACAATGCAGCGCCGGTTTGATAGCCGGTCGAATCGAACACATAATCGCCGCGGACGATGGGCGTGGGAATGTTGGCCGTGCCGTTGGCCACTTTGTCGTAGCCCCAGAGGAATTGGCCGTCGTCGGCCCGAACGCCGATCAACCCATGGCCGATCAGTTGAACATATTGCTTTACGCCGGCGCCGTGGCTGATGACGATCGACGAATAGGCGGCCCCGTCTTTTCCCTTGTGGCCAAAATCGGCGGCGGCGCAGGTCCAGATCGTTTTGCCGGTGAGTTTGTCGAGGGCGACCATTGTGTCTTTCTTTCCGCCGGGGGTGCAGATCAGGCGGTCGCCGTCGACCAGCGGCGATTCGGCATATCCCCAGCCGGTCATCATCCGGCCATCGAAATCTTTGGTGTAGCTTTTCTTCCACACGATTTCGCCCGTGGCGGAATCGAGGCAGGCCAGATCGCCGTCAATGCCGAGGGCGTAGACGTGCGCGCCGTCGGCGGCGGGGGTGCAACGCGGCCCGGAATAACCGCCGCCGTTGTTCTCGGCCGTGCCGATCGGCGTGGCCCAGAGTTGCTTGCCGTCGGCTTCGTTCAAAGCGACGACGAATTGCCGTTTGCCGCCGCGATCTGCTTTGCGCCCCTTCTTATGTTTTCCCTTGGTATCCTGATCCTTGGCCGCGGCGGTTTCCTTCGGCTTCGGCGTTTCGCCGGTGTCTCGCTCGCCCATCGTGTAGATACGGCCGTTTTGAACCGAGACGCCGGAAAAGCCGATGCCCAAATCTTTCGCGGTCCAAGCCAACGGTGGCCCATCGACGGGCCATTTCTTCAGCAGCCCGGTTTCCGTGGAAACATTGTCGCGATTCGGGCCGCGCCATTGAGGCCAATTCCCCTCGGTCGAACCACTGGATTGCGATGCCACGGCCAGGCAAACAAACAATGAGGCCGTCAGACACGTTGCCAAAGCAGCGCGGCCACGAATGACAAAAACCATGGGAATCTCCTTCGACACGGGCGGGATTTGGCGGGCGGTAGGCAGCGCGAGTTGGGTTTGAAAGCGTAGCCCACGACAGTTCCGAGTCTAGCGGTCACTCGCCGAAACCGCAAGTTTTGGCAGGCCGCCGAAGTCGTGCCGACGGGCGATCGCTTGTTTGCCACCGGTTCGTCTGCCATTGCCCGAAATCGCCGGTAATATCTGCACTGGCAGAGCCAGCGGCATACGAAGTTATGCTGGTGGCGAAATACTTCAGCACGCTGCTAGCCCGCGGCCCCCAGCAGAGCTATGCTAACGGGCGCTGCAAAGATTTTTCTTTTCCTTTTTTCGAAGGAGCTTCACATGGTACGCATGCGCTGGATTGGCATCGGTTGCGTCGCAATGGTTGTGGCCGGCATGGCGGCAATGTGCACTATGGCGGCCGATGAGCCGGCAAAGCCAGCGGAGCAATCCCGTGGTCAAGGCATGGCGCGCGGCGGGAGCGGGTTGGCATTGTTGCGGCTGGATGCCGTCGCCAAGGATTTGGAGCTTAGCGATGAGCAGAAAGAGTCGCTGAAGAAAGTCGACGACGAAGCACGGACCAAAATGAAGGACCTTCGCGATTCGTTGAAAGATGCTTCTCGCGAAGAACGCATGCCGAAGCTTGTCGCTGCAGAAAAGGAAATCACCGAGAAGGTCGACTCCGTTCTCAACGAAAAACAACGCGCCCGTCTGAAGGAAATCAGGCTTCAAGTTCGCGGCGCCGGCGCGCTCTCCGACCCCTCGATCGCCGATGCACTCAAATTGACCGACGAACAAAAGCAAAAGCTGATGGATTTGGCGAAGGAGCGGCGCGACGCCGTGCGAACTGCGATCCAAGACGCCGGCGGAGATCGTACCGCTGCACGCGCGAAGATCGGACCGATCGTCAAGGACGCGAACGAAAAAATGCAAAAAGTGCTCACGCCGGAGCAAACCGAGGAATTCGACAAGATGAAGGGCAAGAAACTCGACCTGGGCGATGCCGCGATTGGTTCGCTCGGCCGCCGGCCCGCTGAATCAAAATAATCGAATTCGTTCACGGTGCGAGTGCCACGCAGATTGCGGCAGAGAACGCCGCATTACCGTTCCACCGGCCCGGGCGCCCATTATTCTCACATGGGTTTATTCCGGGTCGGACGAAATCGGATTGAATCGGCGATGGCGATGAAGAAAATTTGTCACCGGAACTCCGGCCGTCATTGTCGCGTCTAAGGCTCGGCCGAAAAATAGCTTTTCCACAGGCCCCTCTCCCCTTGTGGGAGAGGGCAGGGTGAGGGGTTCGAAAAGCGGAAGTTATCTTTCGACCGAGTTTAAGCTCGGGGTCGCAATCCGTCTGTCACGACTCATCCATGCAGGTGCCCTACGAAATCACTTTCTGCAACATCGTTGGCTCTTATGCTGTCCGCGGCGGTTGTCTCGGCAACGATCGGCGAAGCCCAAGGAGCGACGGCCGTGAAAACCGTGTATCGCTGGCCCGCCGAATTGGTGTCGGGCAACAATCAATTCGCAATCGATCTCTACCATCAGTTGAGCGTCGAAGCGGGCAAGCCGCTGTTCTTTTCGCCCTATAGCATCTCGACCGCCTTGGCGATGACCTACGCCGGCGCTCGCAGCGACACGGCCACGGAAATGGCCAAGACCTTGCATTTCACCCTCCCGCCCGACCAACTGCACGCCGACTACGGCGCCGCTCTGAAGCAACTGACGGCCGCCGCTCCCAATCATGGCTATCAATTCCGCATCGCCAATCGGCTGTGGGGACAAGAGGGCTACAAATTTCTCGATTCGTTTTTCAAAATCACCCGCGACGATTATGGCGCGGAGTTGGCCCAACTTGATTTTGTCCATCAGGCCGAACAGTCCCGTGGCACCATCAATGCCTGGGTCGAGAAGGAAACCAACGACAAGATCAAAGATCTCATTCCCGCCGGAGCCTTGAATGCCGACACTCGGCTCGTGTTGACCAACGCCATTTATTTCAAAGGCGATTGGCAACTGCCGTTCGACAAGGATTCGACGCAAAAGGCCCCGTTCCACCTGACTGCGGACAAAACGGCCGATGTCGACATGATGAGCCAGCAAAAGCACTTCAATTTTGCTCGCACCGACGACGCATTGCTCTTGGAAATGCCCTATAAGAGCGGCGATCTGTCGATGGTCGTGGTGCTGCCGACGAAAGTCGATGGCTTGCCGGCCGTCGAGAAATTGTTCACCGCGGAAGCGTATGGCAAATGGATTGCGCAGTTGCGCAGCCAGACCGTCCACGTGTGGCTGCCGAA includes:
- a CDS encoding MG2 domain-containing protein, with the translated sequence MNKSRNLVVSLVGLGLLSALALVAWSAAPEAAPTQQDRDAASKKMTNGNFKDAYDEFRRMALDKKDEPRKAGEDLKNAIVCLERLGRADEIDDFREKAIDVHKENWRLLWAAADSYLYVEHNGFLIAGKFSRGYHRGGGQWANAFAHDRVRALQLMQQTFPLVDADNDDGAAKADFYFDLATMLVNGRNYNEAWRLQVLTDIAKVPDYSEIWNNGGGATRGAPVDDAGNPIYYSAVKRWKDAANDGQRWRWALAEAVEMSHDKLNEARIEFADFLHSQFGVQTMAQYGSFGRGGEDASSDKDRTGPFAVHSLGEAETIARLANGIKRFKLPDEFNFIKIYQTIADNPKTGQGEAALGALAQIFENRQQYPKAADYWRRSIKEYGPGPNNYKQQQLDQIVGNWGRFDSGVVQPAGHGASVQFTFRNGKHVSFEAHAIKIEKLLDDVKTYLKSRPSPPDWQKFNLQDIGYRLVTQNQEQYVGPKIASWELDLDPPAEHFNRQFTVATPLQKAGAYLLSAKMADGNTCRIIVWLADTALVQKNLNNGVLYVVADAVTGKPIPKMNVELFGYRQRFEQPNHWALDTKNLAEFSNADGEVILDQQRAPADFNWIAIARGDGDRLAYVGFSNVWYGNQYDYAYNQIKVFTITDRPVYRPGQQVKFKFWIEHAQYDKEGKSDFANQNFKVELHDPKGSKLLEKTFKSDSYGGIKGEYELSSTATLGMYQLYVVNRGGGNFRVEEYKKPEFEVSVDAPTEPVMLGEKIKATIKAKYYFGSPVVNAKVKYKIVRSNYAETWFPPGRWDWLYGPGYWWFGYNYEWFPGWSDWGCRRPIPWWWGASYQPPEVVADAEAPIGPDGTLSVDIDTALAKAVHPDQDQRYEITAEVVDATRRTIVGAGTVLVARKPFKVTAWLERGYYHTGDEIVAHVAGRTLDGKPVKGTGHLVLYKVSYPEPVKAGKEAPVEKAVEEWNIDTDAEGMARQTMKAAAPGQYRLSYKLSDAKGHTIEGGYVFTITGPDFTGASYRFNDLELIPDKRDYAPGETVKLMVNTNRTDAFVWLFLRPANGVYLPPKLLRLDGKSTIFEIGVTKHDMPNFFVEALTISGGKAFNELKDIVVPPEQRILNIAVKPSKTDYRPGDKAKVGITLTDLAGKAFVGSTVVAIYDKAVEYISGGSNVADIKAYFWQWRRSHNLRQETNLDLVFHNLLRQGETGMSDLGAFGYMTGRMYSRHGAAAGDWGGENRRQSLRGLGGEQLEKDAAFGADAAAAAPMALAAGNANMAMDGLQARAKGENGDRAAEGDKRAPGVGGGGGQPAMIQPSIRSNFADTALWVGALETNDKGEAEVALTMPENLTTWKVKVWAMGQGTKVG
- a CDS encoding ABC transporter substrate-binding protein/permease, coding for MTAATGPHPDKMVRGTNNNAMPKRFSFAAFLCVSVFGGLTLSAAKPARADVLDQIQKQGELRWGGDENGGGPYVFPDEKDPNTIRGFEVELADMLAKSLGGKATFIQGDWEKVPELIDSGRIDIAMNGYELTPDRQRRYLCSVPYYVYGFQLLVRANSPYHSWADLEGDKKRRPKIGALVGSAALAYLRTIPNIQAISYDGTTDSMNQVVGGVDDGTLQDDPTAIYYADQFPELRRVGRPVSEGYYVVLMGKQETKLKQAIDNALEQFIHDGQLKSLYDHWNLSGKAQMLALGDLRGVAAPTAYPSFADILRNNWRILLEAAGMTVILSVLSMPLAVLIGISVACGRMYGPWLVAKPLGLYVELLRGTPLMLQLYAIFFLLPKIGVALPALAAAIAGLAINYSAYEAEIYRAGLQAVPRGQMEAALSLGMSRPLAIWRIILPQAFRIVIPPVTNDFIALFKDTSVCSVVTVVELTKEYDILAMSTGAIVQLAIVTATLYMLMSYPLSVFARWSERRLANA
- a CDS encoding amino acid ABC transporter ATP-binding protein; protein product: MVPMIETRALCKRHGLLEVLRGVSLSVAEGEVAVIVGPSGGGKSTFLRCLNGLDTFEAGEVRVGPHQLTPGLNGRQQAALLQQIRRQVGMVFQQFNLFPHLSVLQNVMEAPVRVLRLPRDQAATRAKALLDRVGLGDKLNQRPDRLSGGQQQRVAIARALAMEPRAMLFDEPTSALDPRMTAEVLAVLADLAASGQTMVVVTHAMHFARRAAHQVHVFQDGLVLESGPPAQIFENPNQPATAEFLRNQD
- a CDS encoding PQQ-binding-like beta-propeller repeat protein, which gives rise to MVFVIRGRAALATCLTASLFVCLAVASQSSGSTEGNWPQWRGPNRDNVSTETGLLKKWPVDGPPLAWTAKDLGIGFSGVSVQNGRIYTMGERDTGETPKPKETAAAKDQDTKGKHKKGRKADRGGKRQFVVALNEADGKQLWATPIGTAENNGGGYSGPRCTPAADGAHVYALGIDGDLACLDSATGEIVWKKSYTKDFDGRMMTGWGYAESPLVDGDRLICTPGGKKDTMVALDKLTGKTIWTCAAADFGHKGKDGAAYSSIVISHGAGVKQYVQLIGHGLIGVRADDGQFLWGYDKVANGTANIPTPIVRGDYVFDSTGYQTGAALLKLTAEGSGVKAEEVYFLDHTKLQIHHGGMVLVGGYLYGGHGHNAGAPVCVDFLTGKIEWKENHGPGSGSAAVACADGRLYFRYQDGTMALIDCTPKEYKLVSSFKIPDVSTPSWPHPVIAGGRMYIRDQQRLLCYDLKASDAK
- a CDS encoding serpin family protein — encoded protein: MLSAAVVSATIGEAQGATAVKTVYRWPAELVSGNNQFAIDLYHQLSVEAGKPLFFSPYSISTALAMTYAGARSDTATEMAKTLHFTLPPDQLHADYGAALKQLTAAAPNHGYQFRIANRLWGQEGYKFLDSFFKITRDDYGAELAQLDFVHQAEQSRGTINAWVEKETNDKIKDLIPAGALNADTRLVLTNAIYFKGDWQLPFDKDSTQKAPFHLTADKTADVDMMSQQKHFNFARTDDALLLEMPYKSGDLSMVVVLPTKVDGLPAVEKLFTAEAYGKWIAQLRSQTVHVWLPKFKATQDFELGPTLGAMGMPAAFSAKTADFSGMDGKRDLFISSVIHKAFVDVDEKGTEAAAATGIVMHAGAILRRQPPEEFKADHPFIFLLRDTRSGVILFLGRYLGPI